The following are encoded in a window of Oncorhynchus masou masou isolate Uvic2021 chromosome 17, UVic_Omas_1.1, whole genome shotgun sequence genomic DNA:
- the LOC135558969 gene encoding uncharacterized protein LOC135558969 isoform X1 — protein MIHSVQPPESQVDPMATTVTMVSMHTTAPINTTITMETQGGGASESDPHQATPTLPEENSVSSDGQGFVMCVAVRVQKDLDPHEASSREEALQAAYCSLLQGLSLGPAPTAGGEKQSVLEFFRRAKCVPPVEDCVTTMEGKHRCTLRIVGELTFHSTEAAPRKQQAEHCAAKEALRRLNGVLSGVLGGDIGRAGPNYKGKLQELLVKHGGGAKPEYKNTEANEISTGAAASQMTGETAAVGTTLQVDKLSITTETTPDDSGPPPSKRSAGGEMEEIRRCLALWSLQPPCVVCEDVSVEQLCKWMVEVRLDGHAFRNQTLFSSKKEAIRWSCHSLGTAGDICQPGTDETKSTAVVKSFFLQRSFPLPVEEVAEPEKGRFCCNLKDINCVFTYRGEGSSEAAACQSAYQRALSRLAPFIGYCGPVAPPSSTEDAKRRLSTLLEGTALTTVNSALSETQYRISAQLRFLGYSMETEGQDSRKATRAQLSQRLLGLLGEDEMDSTASVRNVLDEWFTKKGLEKPGFEYTNDKFGTKVTFSAPLICSYKEWQASREKAKKKLIDELQRRVKYFCDGSTN, from the exons ATGATACATAGCGTGCAGCCCCCCGAGAGTCAGGTGGACCCCATGGCTACCACAGTCACCATGGTTTCCATGCATACCACAGCCCCCATAAATACCACAATTACCATGGAGACCCAGGGGGGAGGGGCCTCAGAGTCAGACCCCCACCAAGCCACGCCCACCCTCCCAGAGGAGAACAGCGTCTCTTCAG ATGGCCAGGGGTTCGTTATGTGTGTGGCGGTACGTGTGCAGAAGGACCTCGACCCACACGAGGCCTCCTCTCGAGAGGAGGCGCTACAGGCAGCCTACTGCAGTCTGCTCCAGGGCCTGTCCCTGGGTCCGGCGCCTACAGCAG GTGGTGAGAAGCAGAGTGTGTTGGAGTTCTTCAGACGGGCAAAGTGTGTTCCCCCAGTGGAGGACTGTGTAACAACAATGGAGGGAAAGCACAGATGCACTCTAAGAATCGTAGGCGAGCTCACCTTCCACAGCACAG aggCGGCCCCCAGAAAGCAGCAGGCAGAGCATTGTGCAGCTAAGGAGGCCCTGAGGCGTCTGAATGGGGTCCTGAGTGGAGTTTTGGGCGGAGACATCGGCAGAGCGGGTCCAAACTACAAGGGTAAACTCCAGGAGTTGCTGgtcaagcatggaggaggagccaaGCCAGAGTACAAAAATACTGAGGCTAACGAGATCAGCACAGGAGCCG ctgCAAGTCAGATGACCGGGGAAACTGCTGCTGTTGGCACTACTCTACAGGTTGACAAGTTGTCAATTACCACGGAGACAACACCTGACGATTCCGGCCCGCCTCCGTCTAAGAGATctgcagggggagagatggaag AAATCCGGCGGTGTCTGGCACTGTGGAGTTTGCAGCCcccgtgtgtggtgtgtgaggaTGTGTCTGTGGAGCAGTTGTGTAAGTGGATGGTGGAGGTCCGACTAGACGGCCACGCCTTCCGGAACCAGACCCTGTTCAGCTCTAAGAAAGAGGCTATCCGCTGGTCCTGCCACAGCCTGGGTACAGCAGGGGATATCTGCCAGCCTGGCACCG aCGAGACTAAGTCCACAGCGGTGGTGAAGTCTTTTTTCCTGCAGCGGTCGTTCCCGTTGCCTGTGGAGgaagtagcagaaccagagaagGGCAGGTTCTGCTGCAATCTCAAAGACATCAACTGTGTCTTCACTTACCGTGGAGAGG GTTCCAGTGAGGCTGCAGCATGTCAGTCGGCCTACCAGAGGGCGCTGTCTCGTCTTGCTCCTTTCATTGGCTACTGTGGTCCTGTGGCCCCACCCAGCAGCACTGAGGATGCGAAGCGAAGGCTGAGCACTCTGTTGGAGGGGACAGCCCTTACAACTGTGAACTCCGCCCTTTCAGAAACTCAGTACAGAATCTCCGCCCAGCTTAGGTTCTTGGG GTACAGCATGGAGACTGAAGGACAGGACAGTAGGAAAGCTACCAGAGCCCAACTCAGCCAGCGCTTACTGGGCCTACttggggaggatgagatgg ACTCCACAGCCTCGGTGAGGAACGTTCTAGATGAGTGGTTTACGAAGAAAGGTCTGGAGAAACCTGGATTTGAGTACACTAATGACAAGTTTGGGACAAAAGTCACCTTCTCTGCCCCTCTCATCTGCTCCTACAAAG AGTGGCAAGCCAGCCGGGAGAAAGCTAAGAAGAAATTAATCGATGAACTGCAGAGGCGGGTCAAATACTTTTGTGACGGAAGCACCAACTGA
- the LOC135558969 gene encoding uncharacterized protein LOC135558969 isoform X2 translates to MIHSVQPPESQVDPMATTVTMVSMHTTAPINTTITMETQGGGASESDPHQATPTLPEENSVSSDGQGFVMCVAVRVQKDLDPHEASSREEALQAAYCSLLQGLSLGPAPTAGGEKQSVLEFFRRAKCVPPVEDCVTTMEGKHRCTLRIVGELTFHSTEAAPRKQQAEHCAAKEALRRLNGVLSGVLGGDIGRAGPNYKGKLQELLVKHGGGAKPEYKNTEANEISTGAAASQMTGETAAVGTTLQVDKLSITTETTPDDSGPPPSKRSAGGEMEEIRRCLALWSLQPPCVVCEDVSVEQLCKWMVEVRLDGHAFRNQTLFSSKKEAIRWSCHSLDETKSTAVVKSFFLQRSFPLPVEEVAEPEKGRFCCNLKDINCVFTYRGEGSSEAAACQSAYQRALSRLAPFIGYCGPVAPPSSTEDAKRRLSTLLEGTALTTVNSALSETQYRISAQLRFLGYSMETEGQDSRKATRAQLSQRLLGLLGEDEMDSTASVRNVLDEWFTKKGLEKPGFEYTNDKFGTKVTFSAPLICSYKEWQASREKAKKKLIDELQRRVKYFCDGSTN, encoded by the exons ATGATACATAGCGTGCAGCCCCCCGAGAGTCAGGTGGACCCCATGGCTACCACAGTCACCATGGTTTCCATGCATACCACAGCCCCCATAAATACCACAATTACCATGGAGACCCAGGGGGGAGGGGCCTCAGAGTCAGACCCCCACCAAGCCACGCCCACCCTCCCAGAGGAGAACAGCGTCTCTTCAG ATGGCCAGGGGTTCGTTATGTGTGTGGCGGTACGTGTGCAGAAGGACCTCGACCCACACGAGGCCTCCTCTCGAGAGGAGGCGCTACAGGCAGCCTACTGCAGTCTGCTCCAGGGCCTGTCCCTGGGTCCGGCGCCTACAGCAG GTGGTGAGAAGCAGAGTGTGTTGGAGTTCTTCAGACGGGCAAAGTGTGTTCCCCCAGTGGAGGACTGTGTAACAACAATGGAGGGAAAGCACAGATGCACTCTAAGAATCGTAGGCGAGCTCACCTTCCACAGCACAG aggCGGCCCCCAGAAAGCAGCAGGCAGAGCATTGTGCAGCTAAGGAGGCCCTGAGGCGTCTGAATGGGGTCCTGAGTGGAGTTTTGGGCGGAGACATCGGCAGAGCGGGTCCAAACTACAAGGGTAAACTCCAGGAGTTGCTGgtcaagcatggaggaggagccaaGCCAGAGTACAAAAATACTGAGGCTAACGAGATCAGCACAGGAGCCG ctgCAAGTCAGATGACCGGGGAAACTGCTGCTGTTGGCACTACTCTACAGGTTGACAAGTTGTCAATTACCACGGAGACAACACCTGACGATTCCGGCCCGCCTCCGTCTAAGAGATctgcagggggagagatggaag AAATCCGGCGGTGTCTGGCACTGTGGAGTTTGCAGCCcccgtgtgtggtgtgtgaggaTGTGTCTGTGGAGCAGTTGTGTAAGTGGATGGTGGAGGTCCGACTAGACGGCCACGCCTTCCGGAACCAGACCCTGTTCAGCTCTAAGAAAGAGGCTATCCGCTGGTCCTGCCACAGCCTGG aCGAGACTAAGTCCACAGCGGTGGTGAAGTCTTTTTTCCTGCAGCGGTCGTTCCCGTTGCCTGTGGAGgaagtagcagaaccagagaagGGCAGGTTCTGCTGCAATCTCAAAGACATCAACTGTGTCTTCACTTACCGTGGAGAGG GTTCCAGTGAGGCTGCAGCATGTCAGTCGGCCTACCAGAGGGCGCTGTCTCGTCTTGCTCCTTTCATTGGCTACTGTGGTCCTGTGGCCCCACCCAGCAGCACTGAGGATGCGAAGCGAAGGCTGAGCACTCTGTTGGAGGGGACAGCCCTTACAACTGTGAACTCCGCCCTTTCAGAAACTCAGTACAGAATCTCCGCCCAGCTTAGGTTCTTGGG GTACAGCATGGAGACTGAAGGACAGGACAGTAGGAAAGCTACCAGAGCCCAACTCAGCCAGCGCTTACTGGGCCTACttggggaggatgagatgg ACTCCACAGCCTCGGTGAGGAACGTTCTAGATGAGTGGTTTACGAAGAAAGGTCTGGAGAAACCTGGATTTGAGTACACTAATGACAAGTTTGGGACAAAAGTCACCTTCTCTGCCCCTCTCATCTGCTCCTACAAAG AGTGGCAAGCCAGCCGGGAGAAAGCTAAGAAGAAATTAATCGATGAACTGCAGAGGCGGGTCAAATACTTTTGTGACGGAAGCACCAACTGA